A window of Nicotiana sylvestris chromosome 8, ASM39365v2, whole genome shotgun sequence genomic DNA:
ggtagtgacaaggctataACAAGACACATACGTAAAATCCTGTATAgatatatgtcacacctcctttttactgcacccgcgagggtacaagggagtttttccaattaaaggacaatcgaaacgggatttgtttatttatttcagagtcgccacttgggagattacatgcaaaatgcgacatatttttttatttttattaatttaacaaataaacatgcacagacaaacatacaaataattacacaaaaataccacaaaatatcacaaaaattgcacaccaagaaaaattattttatttttgaattttttgggagtaattctcatatagggcaaaaatcacgtgcttacaatatatattaactaggaggggacatgcaaaAGGGAAAAATCATAAGAGCGGCAAGAACGAGGTCACCGCATAACATCTTTCGAAATAAGCAACAATGTAACCAAGTAAAACACCAATCAGGGAATCAAATAAGGCAATGAAATAAAGATGgtatggcatcaccctttgtgcttttactctcgtcctcaccatgtaatatcataaataaaatggaacggcatcacccttcgtgcttttactctttggtacggcattacccttcgtgcttttactctctggtacgacatcaccctttatgCTTTAAATCCTCACAACCTCTCAATATATGATAATGAATGCAAATAAGGCACGGCAACACCCTTTGTGcttttcactcttcctcaccaagcaaCAATCCAAATCTGAATAAAAAATGAAAGGCAGAAagcaatttcatttcaattatagtgCCAAGATAACAAAGTCAACTTCCAAAATTTCCaacatattcaaaataaacaataaatatgaggcgaataattaaaaattaatattataaccTAACCATGAAGAACATAGTCAATGAAACAATATATAacaaagaaacaatttccacatgCATGCTTTAACCCAATGAAAACGCATATATacttgtcacctcacatatatgCCATCCCCACACATAATCCACGTAGCAAACAGACCAACAAGTCCTACTCCCTCAAGTAAAGGTTAACCACAACACCTGCATCGCTCCGCAACCAAATCAAGGCACAACTGCGGCTTTTCCTCTAGAATTAACCTCTAAACTAATCAAATCTAGctaaatataattcaaataattcaaaatagaCTTTAGAAACTACTCACGAGTGaaaaaagattcaatctttaatgattttgaaaaaagTCAACAAATGTCAACCCTTTGCCAACTTGGTCAAAATCCAACATTCGGatcaaaacccaattacccattcatccCCGAGTCTGGTTAtataattagtttcaaaatccgacctcaatttgaggtctaaatctcaatttctacctaaatccctaatttctaccatgaaagatCATAAATTAAAGGTTAAAATCAATGGGTGTTTATGAAAACATAATGAAACAagttaaaatctactaaccgaTAAAGTTGGGATGAAAaacctcttcaaaatcgcctctaggccgaGCTAAAACTTGATAAtggtgaaaaatgaagaaaatcctGACTTTGGAAATTTTAAATCACTCGACATCAGGtgttcttcacgttcgcaaaACACCTGATGCGATCACGAAGCACGCCAACCAAAAGGCCTCGCGTTCGGGAGCTACCCTTCtattagtttatatgagtccaccaaactatagagtacctggtcctctatgagatgATGCTTAGAATGCAGtaaagactgaaagtaaagaagataagagattttctacgtggagaaatcccacacaaggggataaaaaaaccacgacctactcttgtaggcttttaactctactaacttgcaatctttacaagccactttgcaaaaaccctattgcaaagacttcaaactaacttgtgatgcaaccaccacaagccactctataactatcctagttacaaaggctttaaacttatgactatccctagtcacaacataaacttaaAAGTTTATGAATTTTGGTTTGCTCCTAAGATAacacttctaagaaagcaaactaggaattacaatgacgaacaaataaaaagattacaactcaactacggatatacataaactcattcagaaactgatccttagtggagttgtcttcttgttcttgacacaccagtgactttaATACCGGATGAATACTTTTTGTTTCTTGAGAGagtatcactgaatgcacaaagaatggtgtgtcttgcaccaggttgttttatcacaaaagttagcacaatggatagtgatgtcaactcttggtgtatgcttcttcccaatgagaagtgactgttgtactgtctgcacagccacttctgggcagttgcgttccagctggatAGAAGACTCTGTACTTCTGTCAGGACACACTAATggaccaggtcctagttgtgttccttTTCTGTGACAGTTgctagatggtcactttcttctgctacgTTCCAGCTATGtatttgacttgtacttctgtcaaaGAACTTTATATTGATTTCGTACAGTCACTGACTTGTGCTtgtgtcagagaaccctaagggaccaggtcaccaggtccctgttgtgttcctccttGTGGTCATTCATGCATTTGCTGATTTTCAAACTTCGaccaggtcacatgaaatgtataccctgtgggctaggttctctatctggttcttcatgacaagtttgttagatcatcaaaacataagaagcataatgccaagacattgaaaacccatcaatttcctcctttttgatgatgacaaacttaagcATGGACAGTATTTGTTTAGAACAGATATAACCCAGAACTACATTAAGTTCCCCCTTAATCTCAGATCTCCCTCCTTTGTGATTTTCCCTTACCTACACACACAAAGCATATTACCCCTTACTCACACATATTACCTCTCACTCACTACACATTTCTTCTCACACTTCTTATTTCCCCCTtctggcatcattaaaaagaataGGTAAGTAGCATAAAGAAGAGCACAAACATGTaataagcataaagaagtctaacacagctagctcatgccacatatgtgcacacaacatgacagaaaagagaagccaGAGGAACACAATATTGTACAGGCAAAGAAAGGGGAGCTATTTTATTAATATTTACATTGGACTGAGAAAGTAAGGAGCAGTAATGGTTACGTTCAACATGCCATCACAAAAACAagcaaacaaaagtaaaatagTAGCCACATGATTTTAGAGCAAAAATAGTTGGACAGTAAGAGGATCCTAGGGGACGCTAAAGGAAGAAGGCTTGGAGGAAGAGacaacaatggttttgagaaccaggtccagtctAGCATTTGCAGATAGTTGTTCTTCAAGTAATTGAGCCCGAAgtctatcattttcctttgtcagtCGTGCAACTTCCTCATTGATAGAATCAGGTCCTTTAGCTGCTTGATTGAGCTGAGTTTCCAATATGGCATTTCGAGCCCTCAACCTTCTTATTTCCTCAAAAGCTATATTTTGAGCGTTGATCAactgagaaatggtcgagatgcttccaccaactctttctatgcattcacattcttttaaaatggTCTTAGAGAAGGTCTGCTTGTGTATGCCAACTCTGGGATTCCCCAAGGGGACCTTATAGAATCTGAACACCTTAGTAAGGAGAAAGCCATAAGGTAACCCATGATTTCCACCCTTAAAATTTGCCACCTTctgcatatgatctatcatgattgctggcaaattgattgggacaaactcatcaagcgcTTCGATTAGGACCATATCCGATTTTGTAGCAATAGAGCGCCTCTCAGAGCGGGGTAAGAGTACTTTATTGACCAGTTCAAAGAGAAGCTAGTACTCAGGAAGCAATACCTTCTTATGCACCTATTCTCCCTGTTTaatagcttgctctttcatgatagctCTCTAAAAGTTTACTCCACAGACACCCTTAACTGAGGACATACCTTCACACGGAATTCTGAGAACCTTTCCCAATGTTGAAGCGTCGAGtacaatgtctactccatttacGAGCGTACAGATGTGATCCCCCTCAATAGTGAAAAGAGATCCATAGAAAGTTTGTACTGCATCTTCGTACACTAGAGGCATGCTCCTTTCAAACAAgtgttcccattgttgaaattccacAATCTCCAGGATTTGTCTCATGCCTTCCATCTCCGAAATTGCTGGATCAAATGTGCGACCCCACAACACTTTCTTAGTTCTTAATCTCTGCTGCCAAAGACCACCATCACAGGTCATGGACCTTATTGAACCAGGTTCTTTAAcagttttccttttttgtttactAGACCCTTCGACAGACTTTCCTTTCCAGCTTGCTATCCCCATAGTATTGTCCTAAGACATGGCTAGCTCAGTTTGACTCCATTTAGACTTACTTCTGTACTTCACGGATGACCCTTCATGTTCCTCAATAGTTTTATCGGAGGCCCTTTCCATGGACTTTTAAGCTTTCATAGATTGTTGtactaaggaaccaggttccctgGAAGTATCTTTGTCCATCAGGTTTACTGACACACTCTTATTAATGATGAAATCCCTTGGatttattttcctctttttccttatcttgacactcctcttacttttctgcaTTGAGGATTCAAGACTCTCTTGCTGTTGTGACCTGATAGTGGGTGATTTGGAGGAAGAATCTAAGAACTTGGAATGAACAGAAGGTGCAGGAGTGAGTTTTCATGGAAGAGAATCAGGTTCATCATAAGGATTTTCTGAGAATATCTCATGAGCCAAGGACTCGAGGAGTGTTGTGGTTCTTACATCTCCTAGGAATGGAATTTCTTCCCTCTGGTACTCAGACGAGAGATATGCTCCTTCATTCAACAGACTCTCAGCAACTATAGTCATGATGTTATATgctgcttccttttctggtgactccTTGAGAGTCACTAAGTCCAACATGGAGGAGTTTAGATACTGGTCAGGATCATCCTTAGGGACTTCTGACACTTGAGGAGTAAAACCTCCTAAGTGTTCTTTGATGAGATCATAGGAGTAACTAGACATAGGGTTCTCAAAATGATGGTAGACAGGGTTTATCAAAAATGGGAAAACTGTAGGAATGAAGGAGGAGCCAGGAGTGGGTAAGGtggtagaaggcatgaaatagtGATGCTCTGGGGATGATTTCAAGGATAATAACGAAGTGGAAGCTGTGTTAATGGTGGGAGAATGAGACGATTGTTCGATCGCCATTAGATGAGTACTTGGTAACGAGTAGAGAGAGAGAAGGAGAGAGACGAGGAGAAGATCTTAGCTATACAAaggagatgaaggttcatgacttgccgTGAGAGAGAAGGGAAATTTTATTGGAAGAAGGGCTAATGATGAGTGGAGAGAGAGAAATAGGTTCTGAATAGTTCTGAAAATGGCGGTAGGTTTGTGGGGAAGTGTTACCGTGCAGAGGGGATGAAAGGATTGAAATACAAGACATGACATGCAGACTTTGAATAGTCGGATGATGTGGTAGCTGAGTTAATTTTGTTAAGCACAATTCCCCTTTTTTATTCTGAGAGGGCATGCAGAATAAgaacattactactaacctgagGTACAAGAACTTGATGCCAGATCAattttttgaaaaggttttagcaACTCCTTTCTTTGCAGTTCATaactgtacctttagcttctatgatcatcaTGTGTGTTTACATACATcggtattgatgtgagttaggcttggtcagaaaacactttagcttcCTTTACCTAACGGTGTCTTACATAGCTAACTAATGGAGAATCAGGTTCTTGATTAGATTCTTATGACCCCATCTTCACCTTGATTGATCCTCAGAAGATGATCTCACTATTCAATGGCTTGATCCTCTTGTTTTTGAAATTCTTCTTCCGTTGTTGATAAGGCCATTGAGTTTTTCTTCCTTGTCTCCCAAAGGATGAGGCATGAATCATGACAAGTGAACCGttccagaagtgcttttcctTTCCATAGAAAAACCTACATAGTTAACATCATAATACCCCACAGGATTAAAAGCACTGTCACCTGAGGGGTAACACAAGACTAGGTCCTGAGTTCCTTTAAGGTAATTCAAACCTTTTGTGGGCAGTCTTCAAGTAGGATTCCTACGGACTTACACTTTGGATTCTATTCTGGAGTGGAgatatagaagaaaaagaaaacaattacACGCTTATCTAACTCTAAAATAAAAAAGAGTGATTGACTTGTCACGTAGATGGGAGCCTTTAGTTTTCCAATTTGAGACAGAAGTTTGATTGAAGAGGGAGATTTGGAGGTTAATTTGATTTTCCCCATTTTGTTTTCTGCTGCTTGTGGAGTGCCATGAGCTGCATCTCTACTCTTCCTTCAGCTTCAATGGTAGTAGGTGATGTACCAGGTTCTTTGTGGGACGTGGAGGATGATGTTGCGTTGTCTTTTGCCAGTCTCCTTCATCTTGCTCATTTTATCATCCTCCCTATTTGAAGCCTCTAATATTTCCCAAAGACCAGAGTTGGTTCATCATATTGATCATCAccgtttctttcttggcaagagACGGTGTCTAGTTGAGTACCCCATGATCACCTCCTACCATTTTGTGTGCCCTTTGTTGGAGACTTTGAGGCCTTGTTTTGTGGATTGTACCCCAGAAGGATTCCTTCGCTCGTCCTTTTTGCATTGAGCTTCCCAAGCTGATCCTTCATGTTGTCGAGAATATGGCCTTTTCCTCTATTTTGCAGCTCCTAGTGGGTTTTAATTTAGGAGGGACCTGATCCAACACCTGTTCTCCAAGTAGAAAGCAGTATTTATTGATTTTGCCCAGAATTTCTTGGTGATTCCATAGTCGATGAGCATTGTCCATGCGGCATTTTCCAATTCCATTCTTTCTTTCAGCACTACCATTTTGCTGTGGAGTCCTTGATTGTCGAGAACCTGTGTGTGATCCCTTCTTCCCCCTCCTCATTTGTATTGTGAACTCATGTTCAGGTGACACTTAAGTTTGGCAGATTACATACCAGGTcctactaagttaatttattcGGAGGTGAGAAACTTGCATATACCAATCCTTCATGCCAAGGTTCAAACTTCACTCATCTCATTCCACCAGCTTGTGGAGATTCATAATTAATTTGGAGTGGATGTTCTTGTTTCATTTGTCCACCGAGACCACTTGGCCAGTTATCAGATTGATGACTGTACTTTTCAGGTCATTCACATAGTAAACATTCCCACTTGAGTGCCAACAGAGCCTTTCCACTTTTTCATTCACTGAGAATGTACCCTTTACTTCCTTCTTAAGGATATATTCCCTTCctgcagggctttcagtgagaCGAGATTCATGATATTTTCAGCTGCGAGCTTTTAAGCATACACGATCCATAGTCCATTGCAGTCCACTTCCTCTCACTGTTCCTTGCTCATGCaaatcaagggttagatttaggaacccaaactagtttgggtcccttctTATGATAGAAAGGATGAATGAGGGCTTtcctagtccatgcaggcaacaTCCACTTTTTGCGAGTGATACCTGGTCATTTGTTAGTAGTCACTTCATCAGTAAACACTTTATTTTTCTGAGCAGACTGAGCCCTGGCctaacaattttctttaaaatgcctATTGTTCTCACAGTGGGTACATAGCCAGTTATCAGGTATAGTGAAATACTTGTTGTGTGggttgtagggagttttctccttttggaaCCCGATGCCCTGCTTGTTCCCACTATTTTTGAGATACATGGTAGTGACAGCATCTGAGGACTAGGTCCACCTCAGATATTTCTCAAGATCGtttcttactttctccaattcagcttgaagttgcTGATTTCTCTCGAGTTCACTGCAGAGACTGGTTTTCACAATAGTTAACTCCTTTTCAAGCATGATGTGCGTCTCACTCGCTACTTCCTTTCCTTTCCCAAGACTTATattcctatgttctctattgagtccctcaatggtttcctctagatcaGTGCATATTACTAATAGgtcatccctttcttctttagTAGATGTAACTTTTTCTTCTAAGGTGTGCTTCTCATTGTTAAggccttctattgtttcttttagatgaacaactactaccatcagatcgtctctctcattttccacactagttattctttcattcaaggtttccttttctttttcaagattagctatggtctcatttaagTCTACTACACAGACCACTAGATCATCTTTAGATTGCTCTGCCtctcctagttctatggtcagGATCTCCTTATCGTTTATAAGGCTATAATAGGCATCAACTAGGACATTAGATAAAGACCTTAGCTTCTTAGAAGAATAGGATTtaagatttctctgaacatccctgaagtttatctcatcatcttcatcttcttcatcatcatcatctgactAAGCCATCAGCGCAAACAGTGAATCAAACTtcgttgcttcagtttccactgccatcatggaactgttTT
This region includes:
- the LOC138875606 gene encoding MAR-binding filament-like protein 1 translates to MAEDSELWDIICDSPHVPMKKLQETGPMVPKRRKEYNDIDRKAIEKNYRAKKILMCAIRPDEYNKVSTCDTAKEIWEALQTSHKGTTQSDDDDEEDEDDEINFRDVQRNLKSYSSKKLRSLSNVLVDAYYSLINDKEILTIELGEAEQSKDDLVVCVVDLNETIANLEKEKETLNERITSVENERDDLMVVVVHLKETIEGLNNEKHTLEEKVTSTKEERDDLLVICTDLEETIEGLNREHRNISLGKGKEVASETHIMLEKELTIVKTSLCSELERNQQLQAELEKVRNDLEKYLRWT